One Streptomyces hundungensis DNA segment encodes these proteins:
- a CDS encoding carbohydrate kinase family protein: protein MNRDSAQYDVLVVGGTGVDTVVRVDSLPVPLADSVQVGPIEEWPGHTGANVALGARALGLAVGLIDCIGDDWIGARVRELLAAGDVDFSPLISPAGTRRAVNLVDADGRRMSFYDARDPDDLRMPRDFYLPRLRRSRHVHLSIMNFARYLFDDIEELGVPVSVDLHDWDGLADHHREFALRADLVFLSAAGAGDHTPQLMRAILREGRASTVVATAGASGSTVLTRDGGATPHHIPAVAPPAPVVDTNGAGDAYVSGFLYGKLAGRGALECGRLGAIAGAHACTAPAATDPISLERLLAAHQIA from the coding sequence GTGAACCGAGACAGCGCGCAGTACGACGTCCTGGTGGTCGGGGGAACGGGGGTGGACACGGTCGTACGCGTCGATTCGCTGCCGGTCCCGCTCGCCGACTCCGTGCAGGTCGGCCCGATCGAGGAGTGGCCGGGCCACACGGGGGCGAACGTGGCTCTGGGCGCCCGGGCGCTCGGTCTGGCGGTCGGCCTGATCGACTGCATCGGGGACGACTGGATCGGCGCCCGGGTACGTGAACTCCTCGCGGCGGGCGATGTCGACTTCTCCCCGCTGATCTCCCCGGCGGGCACCCGGCGTGCGGTGAACCTGGTGGACGCCGACGGCCGGAGGATGTCCTTCTACGACGCCCGCGACCCGGACGACCTGCGGATGCCCCGGGACTTCTACCTGCCGCGGCTGCGACGGTCCCGCCATGTCCACCTGTCCATCATGAACTTCGCGCGCTACCTGTTCGACGACATCGAGGAGCTCGGCGTCCCCGTCTCCGTCGATCTGCACGACTGGGACGGACTGGCCGACCACCACCGGGAGTTCGCCCTCCGCGCCGACCTCGTGTTCCTCAGCGCGGCGGGCGCGGGTGACCACACCCCCCAGCTGATGCGCGCGATCCTTCGCGAGGGCCGGGCCTCCACGGTGGTGGCCACGGCCGGGGCGAGCGGATCCACCGTCCTCACCCGGGACGGCGGCGCCACCCCGCACCACATCCCGGCGGTCGCACCGCCTGCGCCCGTCGTGGACACCAACGGCGCGGGGGACGCCTATGTCAGCGGATTCCTGTACGGCAAACTCGCCGGCCGGGGCGCCCTGGAGTGCGGCCGACTCGGCGCGATCGCGGGCGCCCACGCCTGCACGGCACCGGCGGCCACCGACCCCATTTCACTGGAAAGGCTTTTGGCGGCGCATCAAATAGCCTGA
- a CDS encoding LysM peptidoglycan-binding domain-containing protein encodes MPAKGKHRRPKSSSFSRGIAAAGTGGAVLALPVIGATTAAAAPATVHSAPATVHSAPAVKPVAAVKAGPTSYAVAAGDSLAKIADALDVSGGWKKLYEVNRSVIGSDPALIHPGLKLNLGGAAASTARDAAAGRADRSTRTTTLAPAATSSYANNLDGWIKQSLDIMAQHGIPGTYNGIYRNIMRESSGNPMAINNWDSNAVAGTPSKGLLQVIQPTFLAFHVPGTPMDLYDPVANITAACNYAAKTYGSIDNVFGAY; translated from the coding sequence ATGCCTGCAAAGGGCAAGCACCGCCGCCCCAAGTCCAGCTCGTTCTCCCGCGGCATCGCCGCCGCGGGTACCGGAGGCGCCGTACTGGCCCTCCCGGTGATCGGCGCCACCACGGCCGCCGCCGCCCCGGCGACGGTCCACTCCGCCCCGGCGACCGTCCACTCCGCCCCGGCGGTCAAGCCGGTCGCGGCCGTGAAGGCGGGCCCCACGAGCTACGCGGTCGCCGCCGGTGACTCGCTGGCCAAGATCGCCGACGCCCTCGACGTGAGCGGCGGCTGGAAGAAGCTGTACGAGGTCAACCGGAGCGTCATCGGCTCCGACCCCGCGCTGATCCACCCCGGCCTCAAGCTCAACCTCGGCGGCGCCGCGGCGAGCACCGCCCGGGACGCCGCGGCCGGCCGCGCCGACCGCTCCACCCGGACGACGACCCTCGCCCCCGCCGCCACGAGCTCGTACGCGAACAACCTGGACGGCTGGATCAAGCAGTCCCTCGACATCATGGCGCAGCACGGCATCCCCGGCACGTACAACGGCATCTACCGCAACATCATGCGCGAGTCCTCGGGCAACCCGATGGCGATCAACAACTGGGACTCCAACGCCGTGGCCGGAACGCCCTCCAAGGGCCTCCTCCAGGTCATCCAGCCCACGTTCCTCGCCTTCCACGTGCCGGGTACGCCCATGGACCTCTACGACCCGGTCGCCAACATCACCGCCGCCTGCAACTACGCGGCCAAGACCTACGGCTCGATCGACAACGTCTTCGGCGCCTACTGA
- a CDS encoding IS5 family transposase (programmed frameshift), producing the protein MVGIVERLVPDELWELFQRVVPEAPSRPQGGGRRRHGDREVLAAIVFVATSGCTWQQLPSASFGPSGATAHRRFSEWSKARVWAKLHRLVLDELGARGELDWSRCAIDSVNMRALKKGDLTGPNPVDRGKYGSKIHLITERSGLPISVGISGANLHDSQALIPLVKGIPPIRSRRGPRRRKPSKLHADKGYDYAHLRQWLRERGITHRIARKGVESSQRLGRHRWTVERTMAWLAGCRRLHRRYERKADHFLAFTSIACTLICYRRLAK; encoded by the exons ATGGTGGGGATCGTTGAGCGTCTGGTGCCGGACGAGTTGTGGGAGTTGTTCCAGCGGGTGGTGCCGGAGGCGCCGTCGAGGCCGCAGGGCGGTGGTCGGCGTCGGCACGGGGACCGGGAGGTGCTGGCCGCGATTGTCTTCGTGGCCACGTCGGGTTGTACCTGGCAGCAGCTGCCTTCGGCGTCGTTCGGGCCGTCCGGAGCGACCGCCCACCGGCGGTTCTCGGAGTGGTCGAAGGCCAGAGTGTGGGCCAAGCTCCACCGCCTGGTCCTCGACGAACTCGGCGCCCGCGGCGAACTGGACTGGTCTAGGTGCGCGATCGACTCGGTGAACATGCGGGCCCTGAAAA AGGGGGACCTGACGGGTCCGAATCCTGTCGACCGGGGCAAGTACGGCTCGAAGATCCACCTGATCACCGAACGGTCCGGTCTGCCCATATCCGTCGGAATCTCCGGGGCCAACCTGCACGACAGTCAGGCCCTGATCCCGCTCGTGAAGGGCATCCCGCCGATCCGCTCGCGCCGCGGCCCGCGCCGCCGCAAGCCCAGCAAACTCCACGCCGACAAGGGCTACGACTACGCCCACCTGCGGCAATGGTTACGCGAACGCGGCATCACCCACCGCATCGCCCGCAAGGGAGTCGAGTCCTCGCAACGGCTGGGCCGCCACCGCTGGACCGTGGAACGCACCATGGCCTGGCTCGCCGGCTGCCGACGACTCCACCGCCGCTACGAACGCAAGGCCGACCACTTCCTCGCCTTCACCAGCATCGCCTGCACCCTCATCTGCTACCGCCGACTCGCCAAATGA
- a CDS encoding STAS domain-containing protein has translation MGITARPSVSAPLPLPPGLLPDRCCNARTYLMHGFTVVEVHGAVDVATAPGVQLHLDAATQPAGARVIVDLRTVDFFDCAVLTLLCRAHRRVREREGHLGVVCVRPWHRRILTAGRLDVFLQSARTVEEAALSAPRGPASGGNKS, from the coding sequence ATGGGAATCACCGCTCGGCCATCCGTCTCGGCGCCCCTGCCCCTCCCGCCGGGGCTGCTGCCGGACCGGTGCTGCAACGCCCGCACGTATCTGATGCACGGGTTCACCGTCGTGGAGGTCCACGGCGCCGTCGATGTGGCGACCGCCCCGGGGGTGCAGCTGCATCTCGACGCGGCCACCCAGCCGGCCGGCGCCCGCGTGATCGTCGACCTGCGCACCGTGGACTTCTTCGACTGCGCCGTCCTCACCCTGCTGTGCCGGGCCCACCGCAGGGTCCGCGAGCGAGAGGGCCACCTCGGTGTGGTCTGTGTACGGCCCTGGCACCGGCGCATCCTCACCGCCGGCCGCCTCGACGTGTTCCTCCAGTCGGCCCGAACGGTCGAGGAGGCCGCCCTGTCGGCGCCACGCGGCCCCGCATCCGGGGGCAACAAGTCGTAG
- a CDS encoding nucleoside deaminase produces the protein MEHRLARQWLATAVEEARAGRAQGGIPIGAALYGADGTLLGRGHNLRVQEDDPSLHAETAAFRAAGRQRSYRDTTMVTTLSPCWYCSGLVRQFGIARVVVGEDETFRGGHEWLAAHGVEIVVLDDPECVAMMREFIAAEPALWNEDIGQ, from the coding sequence ATGGAACACCGACTGGCCAGGCAGTGGCTCGCGACCGCCGTCGAGGAGGCCCGGGCGGGCCGCGCTCAGGGCGGCATCCCGATCGGCGCGGCACTCTACGGCGCGGACGGCACGCTCCTCGGGCGCGGCCACAATCTGCGCGTACAGGAGGACGATCCGTCGCTGCACGCCGAGACGGCGGCCTTCCGGGCGGCGGGGCGCCAGCGGTCCTATCGCGACACGACCATGGTGACCACGCTGTCCCCGTGCTGGTATTGCAGCGGCCTGGTGCGGCAGTTCGGGATCGCGCGGGTCGTCGTGGGTGAGGACGAGACGTTCCGGGGCGGCCATGAGTGGCTGGCCGCCCACGGGGTGGAGATCGTGGTGCTCGACGACCCCGAGTGCGTGGCCATGATGAGGGAGTTCATCGCGGCCGAGCCCGCCCTGTGGAACGAGGACATCGGACAGTGA
- a CDS encoding HAD family hydrolase — MAHPRVLALDFVGTLAGHGPAPDGALVADVLRRLPGTVVPREFAARFDTVTQHLRRADRGVRSTFATRLRRTAEECGALVPSLRLATEAVFTAVPDARVDPVAARAVRQLHARGLVCVLAANTDRPAAVRLRTLRDAGIGDCFDALVLSSTLGVRKPDPRFYVAVTRAAGCPPDQVLFVGDNPETDALGPHLCGMSAVLVTSRPRPAALPSDIVTVPHLSALADHLNRLGSSAS, encoded by the coding sequence TTGGCACACCCGCGCGTACTCGCGCTCGATTTCGTCGGCACCCTGGCGGGCCACGGCCCGGCCCCCGACGGCGCGTTGGTGGCGGACGTCCTGCGACGGCTGCCGGGGACGGTGGTGCCCCGGGAGTTCGCGGCCCGGTTCGACACCGTCACCCAGCACCTGCGCCGGGCCGACCGCGGCGTGCGCAGCACGTTCGCCACCCGGCTGCGCCGCACCGCCGAGGAGTGCGGGGCCCTCGTGCCCAGCCTGCGACTCGCGACGGAGGCGGTGTTCACCGCGGTGCCCGACGCACGCGTGGACCCGGTGGCCGCCAGGGCGGTACGCCAGTTGCACGCGCGGGGCCTGGTCTGCGTACTGGCCGCCAACACGGACCGCCCCGCGGCGGTACGCCTACGGACCCTGCGGGACGCGGGTATCGGGGACTGCTTCGACGCCCTCGTGCTCTCCAGCACCCTGGGCGTCCGCAAGCCCGACCCGCGCTTCTACGTCGCCGTGACCCGGGCGGCGGGCTGCCCGCCCGATCAGGTGCTGTTCGTCGGGGACAACCCGGAGACCGACGCGCTCGGCCCGCACCTGTGCGGCATGTCCGCGGTACTCGTCACCTCACGGCCCAGGCCGGCCGCGCTGCCCTCCGACATCGTGACGGTCCCGCACCTGAGCGCTCTCGCCGACCACCTCAACCGGCTTGGTTCCAGCGCGAGTTGA
- a CDS encoding adenosine deaminase, which translates to MRKWYGTRWSVLAGATALAVAVGMLPAAAAPSTDPNGTDPQLIATEGYLGRVAHTPSELRRFLEEMPKGGDLHHHLGGAVRAESLIGYAARDGKCVDTTIHVVTPGPPPCAAGQRPATDALPSGPFRRDVIAAWSMRGFVLPPDGDPQPGHDHFFDTFEKFGEAATGHDADMLAEVARDSAKEHSGYLETLVTPEVGPLNQLADRILPNDPGPDDLAAFHATLVGDRRFQALVRQAADHTDRAVRDSRKLLGCDTGTAPEACRVAIRFDYQVLRALDSRHVFAQQILGFELVRRHLGRFVGVNMVQPEDAPVALRDYTLHMRMVDFLKSRSPGVRVSLHAGELVEGLKGVHTRDLTFHINEAVDVARADRIGHGVDLAHERDPRALTARMRQRHVLVEAPLISNAEILRVSGDRHPLRTYLNAGVPVALATDDPGVSRSDLTAVFQQAFIDQELTVANLRTLTRASLDHAFIEGADLWKEQDRYDAFAKPCAHDVPDPHRAPSAACRTLLNVSPKAAAQWQLEVDWREFENRYARR; encoded by the coding sequence ATGCGGAAGTGGTACGGAACGCGGTGGTCGGTGCTTGCCGGCGCCACGGCGCTGGCAGTGGCCGTCGGGATGCTGCCCGCTGCCGCCGCGCCATCGACCGACCCGAACGGTACCGACCCTCAACTGATCGCGACGGAAGGCTACTTGGGGCGCGTCGCGCATACGCCGAGTGAGCTCCGGCGCTTCCTGGAAGAGATGCCCAAGGGCGGCGATCTGCACCACCACCTGGGAGGAGCGGTGCGCGCCGAGTCGCTCATCGGGTACGCGGCGCGGGACGGCAAGTGCGTGGACACCACGATCCATGTCGTCACTCCCGGCCCGCCGCCCTGCGCCGCCGGACAGCGCCCGGCAACCGACGCCCTGCCGTCGGGACCGTTCCGGCGCGACGTCATCGCGGCCTGGTCGATGCGCGGCTTCGTGCTGCCGCCCGACGGGGATCCCCAACCCGGACACGACCACTTCTTCGACACGTTCGAAAAGTTCGGGGAAGCCGCCACCGGACACGACGCGGACATGCTCGCCGAGGTGGCGCGGGACTCGGCGAAGGAGCACAGCGGCTATCTGGAGACGCTGGTCACCCCCGAGGTCGGGCCCCTCAACCAGCTCGCGGACCGCATCCTGCCGAACGACCCCGGCCCCGACGACCTCGCCGCGTTCCACGCCACCCTGGTCGGGGACCGGCGGTTCCAGGCGCTGGTGCGGCAGGCGGCCGACCACACCGACCGCGCCGTCCGCGACTCGCGCAAGCTGCTGGGCTGCGACACCGGGACCGCGCCGGAGGCCTGCCGGGTCGCGATCCGCTTCGACTACCAGGTATTGCGGGCCCTGGACTCCCGCCATGTCTTCGCCCAGCAGATCCTCGGCTTCGAGCTGGTACGCCGCCACCTCGGCCGCTTCGTCGGCGTGAACATGGTGCAGCCGGAGGACGCGCCCGTCGCGCTGCGCGACTACACGCTGCACATGCGGATGGTCGACTTCCTCAAGTCCCGTTCCCCCGGCGTGCGGGTCAGCCTGCACGCGGGGGAGCTCGTCGAGGGGCTCAAGGGCGTCCACACGCGCGACCTGACCTTCCACATCAACGAGGCGGTGGACGTGGCCCGTGCCGATCGCATCGGGCACGGCGTCGACCTCGCACACGAGCGGGATCCCCGAGCGCTGACCGCGCGGATGCGTCAACGGCACGTCCTCGTCGAGGCGCCGCTGATCAGCAACGCAGAAATCCTCCGCGTCAGCGGCGACCGGCACCCGCTGCGCACCTATCTGAACGCCGGCGTCCCGGTCGCGCTCGCCACCGACGACCCGGGCGTCAGCCGCAGCGACCTGACAGCCGTCTTCCAACAGGCCTTCATCGACCAGGAGTTGACCGTCGCCAATCTGCGCACTCTCACCCGTGCCTCGCTCGACCACGCCTTCATCGAGGGCGCCGACCTGTGGAAGGAGCAGGACCGGTACGACGCGTTCGCCAAGCCGTGCGCCCACGACGTACCCGACCCGCACCGAGCGCCCAGCGCCGCCTGCCGCACCCTGCTGAACGTCAGCCCCAAGGCAGCGGCCCAATGGCAACTGGAAGTGGACTGGAGGGAGTTCGAGAACCGCTACGCCCGCCGCTGA
- a CDS encoding glycoside hydrolase, with amino-acid sequence MDMDTNTGLQLSTRQAPSPTPRIHRTLLTLALTTALVTALAPAAAANPAGTAGVRLRDGRVEVAVAGGTAIVDPTTLRIDARTGDGHTLRLSDPAANAPGRPGHVTVSGQTVRWSYPGRGLRAEARAEHGRLLVSLTADRDTTIAWPVTGADPASTALQLPRGEGLSLPVADPFWNGPHGQLAGSDEDMASQLTLPVWGYTLGTGRGVSYLTPTDIDTSLAYASHGGRLHATARHSFSGGNATRAYTVAFALTDGSPVAPAIDYRHWLAEHGQLGSLRDKIRKNPRTGRLLGAFHAYAWGGDRTAAGVERLKSAGISRLWLGYDADDDPMSPASVAAAARAGYLVGPYDSFANGRDKGPDTPPNAVWPDGVHPAFCVRRADGTPQPGFHQQGCYLSSAAFEQAEPQRHYLADRTRSLVANGADSYFLDVDAAGELFRDHDAGHPMTMAQDRANRLARMGRLSDGTFDGARPTPLVLGSESAGSWANRVLAFDHGSGTPVDGRLWPMETGHFDSAPDQPKDDTAWGGYLPAAAPDTFFKPVRVSDFQPAHRRAVADALKAMYDPAYRVPLYETALHGSLINVERWELPFGKLPEQKPTRALLAMLYNTPLNFVLSDTDRRGEQNLRELAALQTYFAPLHEAAGTEELTSFAWLTADRAVQRTVFGGGTLTVTANFGTAAHQGLPGGCVDAVLKGGAPRRLCPADVIA; translated from the coding sequence ATGGACATGGACACCAACACAGGCCTCCAACTCTCCACGCGCCAGGCCCCATCCCCCACCCCCCGCATCCACCGCACCCTTCTCACCCTCGCCCTCACCACCGCCCTGGTGACCGCCCTCGCCCCGGCCGCGGCAGCCAATCCCGCCGGGACCGCGGGGGTACGGCTGCGCGACGGGCGCGTGGAGGTGGCCGTCGCCGGGGGTACCGCCATCGTCGACCCGACCACCCTGCGCATCGACGCCCGCACCGGCGACGGACACACCCTGCGCCTGTCCGACCCCGCCGCGAACGCCCCGGGCAGGCCGGGGCATGTGACGGTGTCGGGGCAGACCGTCCGGTGGTCCTACCCCGGGCGGGGCCTGCGGGCCGAGGCGCGCGCGGAGCACGGCAGGCTGCTCGTCAGCCTCACCGCCGACCGGGACACGACCATCGCCTGGCCGGTCACGGGCGCCGACCCCGCGTCCACGGCCCTCCAACTCCCGCGCGGCGAAGGCCTGTCACTCCCGGTGGCGGACCCCTTCTGGAACGGGCCGCACGGCCAACTCGCGGGCTCCGACGAGGACATGGCGTCCCAACTCACGCTCCCCGTGTGGGGATACACCCTCGGTACCGGGCGGGGTGTCAGCTACCTCACGCCCACCGACATCGACACCTCCCTGGCCTACGCTTCGCACGGCGGACGACTGCACGCCACCGCCCGGCACTCCTTCTCCGGTGGCAACGCGACCCGCGCCTACACCGTCGCCTTCGCCCTCACCGACGGCTCCCCCGTCGCGCCCGCCATCGACTACCGGCACTGGCTGGCCGAACACGGGCAGCTCGGCAGCCTGCGCGACAAGATCCGGAAGAACCCGCGGACGGGCCGGCTGCTCGGCGCGTTCCACGCCTACGCGTGGGGCGGTGACCGTACGGCGGCCGGTGTGGAACGCCTCAAGTCGGCCGGGATTTCCCGCCTTTGGCTGGGGTACGACGCCGACGACGACCCCATGTCGCCAGCGAGCGTGGCGGCGGCCGCGCGGGCCGGTTATCTGGTCGGCCCGTACGACTCGTTCGCCAACGGGCGCGACAAGGGTCCCGACACTCCCCCGAACGCGGTCTGGCCCGACGGCGTCCACCCCGCGTTCTGCGTGCGCCGGGCCGACGGCACCCCACAGCCCGGCTTCCACCAGCAGGGCTGCTACCTCAGCTCAGCCGCCTTCGAGCAGGCCGAGCCGCAGCGGCACTACCTCGCCGACCGCACCCGCTCGCTCGTCGCCAACGGCGCGGACAGCTACTTCCTGGACGTGGACGCGGCGGGCGAGCTCTTCCGTGATCACGACGCCGGGCACCCCATGACCATGGCCCAGGACCGGGCGAACCGGCTGGCCCGCATGGGACGCCTGAGCGACGGCACCTTCGACGGCGCCAGGCCTACGCCGCTGGTGCTGGGCTCGGAGTCCGCCGGGTCCTGGGCCAACCGGGTCCTCGCCTTCGACCACGGTTCCGGCACCCCGGTCGACGGCCGGCTCTGGCCGATGGAGACCGGGCACTTCGACAGCGCCCCCGACCAGCCCAAGGACGACACGGCCTGGGGCGGCTACCTCCCGGCGGCGGCCCCCGACACGTTCTTCAAGCCGGTTCGCGTGAGCGACTTCCAACCGGCACACCGGAGGGCGGTCGCCGATGCCCTCAAGGCCATGTACGACCCCGCCTACCGGGTGCCGCTGTACGAGACCGCGCTGCACGGCTCACTGATCAACGTGGAGCGCTGGGAGCTGCCGTTCGGCAAGCTCCCCGAGCAGAAGCCGACCCGGGCGCTCCTGGCCATGCTCTACAACACCCCGCTCAACTTCGTCCTCAGCGACACGGATCGGCGCGGCGAGCAGAACCTGCGCGAACTGGCGGCGCTCCAGACATACTTCGCTCCGCTGCACGAGGCTGCGGGCACCGAGGAGTTGACGTCCTTCGCGTGGCTGACGGCCGACCGCGCCGTGCAGCGCACCGTCTTCGGAGGCGGCACGCTGACGGTCACCGCCAACTTCGGCACCGCCGCTCATCAAGGCCTCCCGGGCGGCTGTGTGGACGCGGTCCTCAAGGGCGGCGCGCCGCGCCGGTTGTGCCCGGCCGATGTGATCGCGTAA
- a CDS encoding ATP-binding cassette domain-containing protein, which translates to MTDLVQGYSKNPVIAGLTIEIEAGVLGLLGPNGAGKTTLLRSLATVLPPRKGRIEILGEVIDSPRAAREARRNIGFLPQDFGYYPGFTVSEFVEYCAWLRDTPAGRRPKDTADAIERVGLMGRANEKMGALSGGMLRRAGIAAAMVGAPRLVIMDEPTAGLDPAQRVEFRELMRGLGDTAVVVSTHLIEDVASICSEIAVMAEGCIRFRGTQGELCAFAPGRSPGETQLERGYLGLLKPGMEHLV; encoded by the coding sequence GTGACCGATCTGGTTCAGGGGTACTCCAAGAATCCGGTCATAGCAGGGCTCACGATCGAGATCGAGGCCGGCGTTCTGGGACTCCTTGGGCCGAACGGCGCGGGCAAGACCACGCTTCTGCGAAGCCTGGCAACGGTGTTGCCGCCGCGAAAAGGGAGGATCGAGATCCTCGGTGAGGTCATCGATTCACCGCGTGCCGCTCGTGAGGCGCGCCGGAACATCGGATTCCTGCCGCAGGACTTCGGTTACTATCCCGGCTTCACAGTCAGCGAATTCGTCGAATACTGCGCCTGGCTTCGCGACACACCCGCCGGACGCAGGCCGAAGGACACGGCTGACGCGATCGAGCGGGTCGGCCTCATGGGCCGCGCGAACGAGAAGATGGGCGCGCTCTCCGGCGGCATGCTCCGACGGGCCGGTATAGCCGCGGCCATGGTCGGAGCACCCAGGCTGGTCATCATGGATGAACCGACGGCGGGGCTGGATCCGGCGCAGCGTGTGGAATTCAGGGAGTTGATGAGGGGCCTCGGGGACACCGCGGTCGTCGTGAGCACGCATCTCATCGAGGATGTTGCCTCGATCTGCTCCGAGATCGCCGTGATGGCCGAGGGGTGCATCCGATTCCGCGGTACGCAGGGCGAGTTGTGCGCCTTCGCCCCTGGGCGGTCGCCAGGCGAAACCCAGCTCGAACGCGGATACCTAGGACTCCTCAAGCCCGGGATGGAGCACCTCGTATGA
- a CDS encoding ATP-grasp domain-containing protein — protein MGTARVAIVTSDMGLIHDIDLPLVLAGLRARGLEAEAVAWAADSVVWGDYHLAVIRSTWDYADRLDEFLTWADTTARVTHLANPASLVRWNSDKRYLLELAGRGVPVVPTRVLEPGDPCDEGDFAHPHGVVVKPAVSVAARDTARYEPGRTTDAVAHARALLAQGRAVMLQPYLRRIAEGERALVFVGGSFSHALRKGEVLTEPGVIDNSREPHPDLVQHRPAEAELVTATAALEALPAAPAPLYARVDIALDDTGAPVLMELELIEPYLFLHTTASGLERLVEAVAVAAQARLTAR, from the coding sequence ATGGGAACGGCACGGGTCGCGATCGTCACGAGCGACATGGGACTCATCCACGACATCGACCTGCCGCTCGTCCTGGCCGGACTACGGGCCCGGGGTCTGGAGGCAGAGGCGGTCGCGTGGGCCGCGGACTCCGTCGTGTGGGGCGACTACCACCTCGCGGTCATCCGCTCGACGTGGGACTACGCGGACAGACTCGACGAGTTCCTCACCTGGGCCGACACCACGGCCCGCGTCACCCACCTCGCCAACCCGGCGTCGCTGGTGCGCTGGAACAGCGACAAGCGCTACCTCCTGGAGCTCGCCGGGCGAGGCGTCCCCGTCGTGCCCACGCGCGTGCTCGAACCCGGCGACCCGTGCGACGAGGGCGACTTCGCCCACCCGCACGGCGTGGTGGTCAAACCCGCCGTGTCCGTCGCCGCACGGGACACCGCACGCTACGAGCCCGGCCGTACCACCGACGCCGTGGCCCACGCGCGGGCGTTGCTCGCCCAGGGCCGTGCCGTGATGCTCCAGCCGTATCTGCGCCGGATCGCGGAGGGCGAGCGCGCCCTCGTGTTCGTGGGCGGCAGCTTCAGCCACGCCCTGCGCAAAGGGGAGGTACTGACCGAGCCGGGCGTGATCGACAACTCCCGCGAGCCGCACCCCGACCTCGTGCAGCACCGGCCGGCCGAGGCCGAACTGGTCACCGCCACCGCCGCGTTGGAGGCGCTCCCGGCCGCGCCCGCCCCGCTCTATGCCCGGGTCGACATCGCCCTGGACGACACCGGGGCGCCCGTCCTCATGGAACTGGAACTCATCGAGCCCTATCTGTTCCTTCACACCACCGCGTCGGGGCTCGAGCGGCTCGTCGAGGCGGTGGCGGTGGCGGCCCAGGCCCGGCTCACGGCGCGATGA
- a CDS encoding helix-turn-helix transcriptional regulator: MTRDVTDEQARAGVTADEQARAGVTADEQAAAADLGAWRNHFLTLLDRIPLPIAVCSIYGEVHVANPAMAAEWGTTPGRLRGRPLRERFTPRSEEQLDRLVRALRTGRTSRYPIEVTWRAGHEGPEREGEFTIDPIMTVPEPAPVLLAMLYVRDEQPEPPPVPGGSVSGVQARILALAASGATTASIGKALGLTVDGVNYHLTRLSQRWRVQGRTALVAKAYALGVLAPGRWPPEPAGGLIAP; encoded by the coding sequence GTGACACGGGACGTGACCGATGAACAGGCGAGGGCCGGTGTCACGGCCGACGAGCAGGCGAGGGCCGGTGTCACGGCCGACGAGCAGGCGGCGGCGGCCGACCTGGGGGCGTGGCGCAACCACTTCCTGACCCTGCTCGACCGCATTCCCCTGCCGATCGCGGTCTGTTCGATCTACGGGGAGGTGCACGTCGCCAATCCGGCGATGGCCGCCGAGTGGGGCACCACCCCGGGCCGGCTGCGCGGCCGCCCCCTGCGCGAGCGGTTCACACCCCGCTCCGAGGAGCAGCTCGACCGGCTGGTCAGGGCGCTGCGCACGGGCCGCACCTCGCGCTATCCCATCGAGGTGACCTGGCGGGCGGGCCACGAAGGCCCGGAACGCGAGGGCGAGTTCACCATCGACCCGATCATGACGGTCCCCGAGCCCGCACCGGTACTGCTCGCCATGCTGTACGTACGGGACGAGCAACCCGAACCGCCGCCCGTCCCGGGGGGTTCGGTGAGCGGGGTTCAGGCCCGGATCCTGGCGCTGGCCGCGTCTGGTGCGACGACGGCCTCGATCGGCAAGGCGCTGGGCCTGACCGTCGACGGCGTCAACTACCACCTGACCCGCCTCTCCCAGCGCTGGCGCGTCCAGGGCCGTACGGCTCTGGTGGCGAAGGCTTACGCGCTGGGTGTACTGGCCCCCGGACGCTGGCCTCCGGAACCGGCCGGCGGCCTCATCGCGCCGTGA